CTCACCTGAGAGCGGGGACCCGCCACGAATGACGATTGAACGCATCGGCTTCCTTTCCACGGTCATATCTTGCTTGAGCAATCGATCGCTGCCACCTTGAGAGCCTCGCTGATCGTCGGATGGGCGTGAACGGTGGCGGCAAGACTTTGTACAGGAAGCCCGTTACGCATGGCAACCGCAATTTCATGGACGATCTCGACCGCGTGTGCTCCCGCTATCTGGGCTCCCACGATCTTGCCGCTCCCCTTCTCGGCAACGATAGCGACAAAACCATAGGGCTCTCCCTCGGCCAGAGCCTTTCCATTCGCTGTCAGTTTGGAGATGGCTTGTACGACATCGATGCCCGATGCCCTGGCTGACTCCCGGGTAACTCCAACAGAAGCGGCCTCCGGGAAGGTGTAAACGCAAGCTGGTATGAAATCCGGCTCGAGCCTCGATGACGGCTCGATACCCTTGAGCGTATCCACGACGTTACGCGCGGCCAAAACGCCTTCTTCCTCGGCGACGTGCGCAAGCATCATTCCGCCGATCAAATCGCCGATTGCCCACACACCCTCAACCGATGTCCGAAAGTACTCGTCGACCTTGAGGGCTCGGCCGCGCATCTCAAGGCCGAGTTGCCCGACACCGGCGGCTGCGATGTCGGGTACGCGCCCAGCCGCATTCAGCACGACATCGGTGAGCAACTCCGAGCCACCCGCGAGTGTGACGCGCACTCGCCCTTCATGGTGCTCCACGAGGCTGACGGACTCCCGCAAGCGAAATGTCACTCCCGCGCGCTCAAGCCCTTCGAGCACAACTCGGGATGCTCGTCTGTCGATCCCGGGGAGGATCTGATCCATCATCTCGACAACGATAACCTTCGAGCCGAAGGCAGCATACGCGCATGCGAACTCGAGACCCACGGCTCCAGCGCCGATAACGACGATGTCTTTGGGGATCTCGGCAAGGTTCAGTGCGTCATCGCTCGTCCACACTCGCGGAAGCGACTGATCGACGCCGGGTAACTCAAAGGGCTTCGATCCCGTCGCCAGGATCACTGCGTCGCCCTCGACACGCTCGAGCGCACCGTTGGCAGAGGCGACTTCAACG
Above is a window of Actinomycetota bacterium DNA encoding:
- the lpdA gene encoding dihydrolipoyl dehydrogenase → MRDGKAKMRITVIGGGPGGMAAALEAASSGAQVTLIEKDRLGGTCLNRGCIPAKTLLRSAKVASDTRNAEELGLDCPPARVDVDRLRARKESVVDELVGQAEAQLRRAGVRIVSGEGRLIDANSVEVASANGALERVEGDAVILATGSKPFELPGVDQSLPRVWTSDDALNLAEIPKDIVVIGAGAVGLEFACAYAAFGSKVIVVEMMDQILPGIDRRASRVVLEGLERAGVTFRLRESVSLVEHHEGRVRVTLAGGSELLTDVVLNAAGRVPDIAAAGVGQLGLEMRGRALKVDEYFRTSVEGVWAIGDLIGGMMLAHVAEEEGVLAARNVVDTLKGIEPSSRLEPDFIPACVYTFPEAASVGVTRESARASGIDVVQAISKLTANGKALAEGEPYGFVAIVAEKGSGKIVGAQIAGAHAVEIVHEIAVAMRNGLPVQSLAATVHAHPTISEALKVAAIDCSSKI